In Prunus dulcis chromosome 1, ALMONDv2, whole genome shotgun sequence, the following are encoded in one genomic region:
- the LOC117615853 gene encoding endo-1,4-beta-xylanase 1, with the protein MRRLRAWCFRSLVSKSNQQNHPKRSKEEAMENQKQTDNGADHKEKLVNSSSSHATNIVLNHDFSGGLHSWHPNCCDGFVVSADSGHPEAKSAGNNYAVVNNRKECWQGLEQDITGRISPGSTYVVSACVGVSGPLQGSADVLATLKLEYQGSATNFLLIGRISVSNGRWETLDGKFSLSTMPDRVVFYLEGPSPGVDILIKSVVISSSSPKECQNGSSGNVNLGDENIILNPKFDDGLNNWSGRGCKIVLHDSMGDGKIVPQTGKVFASATERTQSWNGIQQDVTGRLQRKLAYEATAVVRIFGNNVTSSDVRATLWVQSPNQREQYIGIANVQATDKDWAQLQGKFLLNGSPSKVVVYLEGPPAGTDILLNSLVVKHAERVPPSPPPVIENPAFGVNIIENSNLSKGTNGWFPLGNCTLSVGTGSPHILPPMARDGLGPHEPLSGRYILVTKRTQTWMGPAQMIGDKLKLFLTYQVSAWVRTGAGATGPQNVNIALGVDNQWVNGGQVEASDNRWHEIGGSFRIEKQPSKVMVYVQGPAPGVDLMVAGVQIFPVDRQARFKYLKRQTDKIRKRDVVLKFSGLDSSSLLGCFVKVKQTQNSFPFGTCISRTNIDNEDFVDFFVKNFNWAVFGNELKWYWTEPQKGNFNYKDADELVDLCKSHNIAIRGHCIFWEVVDTVQQWIRSLSQNDLATAVQSRLTDLLTRYKGKFMHYDVNNEMLHGSFYQDKLGKDIRAKMFKSANQLDPSATLFVNDYHVEDGCDTRSSPERYIEHILDLQQQGAPVGGIGIQGHIDSPVGPIVCSALDKLGILGLPIWFTELDVSSVNEHVRADDLEVMLREGFANPAVEGIMMWGFWELFMSRQNSHLVNAEGDVNEAGKRYLELKKEWLSQAHGHIDEQGEFIFRGFQGTYSIEIATAPKKLAKTFVVGQGESPVEVPIAL; encoded by the exons ATGAGGAGGCTCAGAGCTTGGTGCTTCAGAAGCCTAGTCTCCAAAAGCAATCAGCAGAATCATCCAAAG AGATCCAAAGAAGAAGCCATGGAGAACCAAAAACAGACCGACAATGGCGCCGACCACAAGGAG AAATTGGTCAATTCAAGTAGCAGCCATGCTACAAATATCGTACTGAACCATGATTTCTCTGGAGGGCTGCATTCTTGGCACCCCAACTGCTGCGACGGCTTTGTAGTTTCAGCTGATTCTGGTCACCCAGAAGCAAAGTCAGCAGGCAATAATTATGCTGTTGTTAACAATCGAAAAGAATGTTGGCAAGGCTTGGAGCAAGATATCACAGGGAGAATTTCCCCAGGTTCCACTTATGTGGTTTCGGCTTGTGTTGGAGTCTCTGGACCTCTTCAGGGATCTGCTGATGTCCTGGCAACTTTGAAACTTGAATACCAAGGTTCAGCAACTAACTTCTTGTTGATTGGAAG AATTTCTGTATCGAATGGGAGGTGGGAAACGTTGGATGGAAAGTTTTCACTGTCAACAATGCCTGATCGGGTTGTATTCTATTTGGAAGGGCCTTCTCCTGGAGTTGACATTCTTATAAAGTCTGTTGTGATCTCATCTTCTAGTCCAAAGGAATGCCAG AATGGAAGCTCAGGAAATGTCAATCTTGGGGATGAGAATATAATCCTAAATCCAAAATTCGATGATGGATTGAATAACTGGTCTGGAAGAGGCTGCAAAATTGTTCTGCATGACTCGATGGGAGACGGGAAAATCGTCCCTCAAACTGGAAAGGTATTTGCATCTGCAACAGAACGCACGCAGAGCTGGAATGGCATCCAGCAGGACGTCACTGGAAGACTGCAAAGGAAGCTAGCATATGAGGCCACTGCTGTTGTTCGGATATTTGGTAACAATGTCACTAGTTCTGATGTACGGGCTACCTTATGGGTCCAGTCACCAAATCAACGTGAACAGTATATCGGCATTGCTAA TGTGCAGGCAACAGACAAGGATTGGGCACAGTTGCAGGGGAAGTTCCTTTTAAATGGCTCCCCATCAAAAGTAGTCGTTTATCTAGAAGGTCCACCAGCAGGAACGGATATTCTTCTCAACAGTTTAGTTGTCAAGCATGCTGAGCGAGTCCCTCCCTCCCCTCCACCAGTTATTGAG AATCCAGCCTTTGGAGTAAATATAATTGAGAACAGCAATCTAAGTAAGGGCACCAATGGCTGGTTTCCGCTTGGTAACTGCACTTTGAGTGTCGGAACTGGTTCACCTCATATACTTCCTCCAATGGCAAGAGATGGCCTTGGACCTCATGAACCTTTAAGCGGTCGCTACATCCTTGTAACGAAGCGCACACAGACTTGGATGGGTCCTGCCCAGATGATTGGTGACAAACTGAAACTCTTTTTGACATATCAAGTATCTGCTTGGGTTCGGACCGGTGCCGGAGCAACTGGTCCACAAAATGTGAACATTGCACTTGGTGTGGACAACCAGTGGGTGAATGGAGGGCAAGTTGAGGCGAGTGACAACAGATGGCACGAAATCGGTGGTTCGTTTAGAATTGAGAAGCAACCATCCAAAGTAATGGTTTATGTCCAAGGCCCTGCTCCAGGTGTAGATTTAATGGTTGCTGGGGTTCAGATATTCCCTGTTGACAGACAAGCAAGATTTAAATACTTGAAGAGGCAGACTGATAAG ATCCGAAAGCGTGATGTTGTCCTAAAATTTTCAGGATTGGACTCAAGCAGCCTGCTTGGCTGCTTTGTGAAAGTTAAACAAACGCAAAACAGTTTTCCATTTGGGACATGCATAAGCAGAACAAACATTGACAATGAAGactttgttgattttttcgtTAAAAACTTCAACTGGGCTGTATTTGGAAATGAGTTGAAGTGGTATTGGACTGAACCCCAAAAaggaaatttcaattacaaggATGCTGATGAGTTGGTGGACTTATGCAAGAGTCACAACATAGCCATCCGAGGTCATTGTATCTTCTGGGAAGTGGTGGACACAGTCCAGCAATGGATCCGTTCATTGAGCCAAAATGACTTGGCAACGGCTGTCCAAAGTCGGCTCACAGATCTTCTTACCCGCTACAAAGGGAAGTTCATGCACTATGATGTCAACAACGAGATGCTGCATGGCTCATTCTATCAAGACAAGCTGGGTAAAGATATCAGAGCAAAGATGTTCAAGAGTGCAAACCAACTGGATCCATCTGCAACTCTGTTTGTGAATGATTATCACGTTGAGGATGGATGCGATACTCGATCATCACCAGAGAGGTACATTGAACATATTCTTGATTTGCAACAGCAAGGTGCACCTGTGGGTGGCATTGGAATTCAAGGACATATAGATAGTCCAGTGGGGCCGATTGTTTGTTCTGCTCTTGATAAATTGGGCATTCTTGGCCTGCCAATCTGGTTCACAGAGCTTGATGTGTCATCAGTCAATGAACATGTTCGAGCGGATGATTTGGAAGTGATGCTGAGGGAAGGTTTTGCCAATCCTGCAGTAGAAGGTATAATGATGTGGGGTTTCTGGGAGTTGTTTATGAGTCGACAAAACTCGCATTTAGTGAATGCAGAAGGTGATGTGAACGAAGCTGGAAAACGCTACTTAGAGCTCAAGAAAGAGTGGCTTTCTCAGGCTCATGGCCACATTGATGAGCAGGGAGAGTTCATATTTAGAGGCTTCCAAGGAACATACAGTATAGAAATTGCCACTGCCCCAAAGAAACTTGCGAAGACATTTGTTGTCGGCCAGGGTGAGTCGCCGGTAGAGGTGCCCATTGCCCTATAA
- the LOC117613454 gene encoding homeobox protein knotted-1-like 2, with product MEEYNQMDHESSGGRGNFLYASPNLGGNYGRASHDHQMGINAFHLQSSGGGDFHSPGGAHPINVKTEASTSHHGHHKFQYNNNNNNNNNPLLSSRGHQPVVQPQHNLDRQNDDHTLSSNEVEAIKAKIIAHPQYSNLLEAYMDCQRVGAPSEVVARLTAARQEFEARQRSSVASREASKDPELDQFMEAYYDMLVKYREELTRPIQEAMDFMRRIETQLNMLGNNNAPPLRIFSPSEDKCEGLGSSEEEQENSGGETEVPEIDPRAEDRELKNHLLKKYSGYLSSLKQELSKKKKKGKLPKDARQKLLSWWELHYKWPYPSESEKVALAESTGLDQKQINNWFINQRKRHWKPSEDMQFMVMDGLHPQNAALYMDGHYIGDGHYRLGP from the exons ATGGAAGAGTACAACCAAATGGATCATGAGAGCTCAGGTGGTAGAGGAAATTTCCTGTACGCCTCACCAAATCTTGGAGGCAACTATGGGAGGGCAAGCCATGATCATCAGATGGGCATCAACGCCTTTCATCTTCAATCGAGCGGTGGTGGTGATTTCCACTCTCCAGGAGGAGCACACCCAATTAATGTCAAAACTGAAGCCAGCACATCCCATCATGGCCATCACAAATTTCagtacaacaacaacaacaacaacaataataatccTCTTCTGTCATCAAGAGGGCACCAACCAGTAGTTCAACCACAGCATAATCTGGACCGTCAAAACGATGATCACACCCTGAGCTCTAACGAAGTGGAAGCCATCAAAGCCAAGATCATCGCCCACCCTCAGTACTCTAACCTCCTGGAAGCTTACATGGATTGCCAAAGG gtGGGAGCTCCGTCTGAAGTGGTGGCGCGGCTAACAGCTGCTAGGCAGGAGTTTGAGGCAAGGCAGCGGTCTTCTGTGGCTTCAAGAGAGGCTTCAAAAGATCCAGAACTCGATCAGTTCATG GAAGCTTACTATGATATGTTGGTGAAATATCGAGAGGAGCTAACAAGGCCCATACAAGAAGCCATGGATTTCATGCGGAGGATTGAAACTCAGCTCAACATGCTTGGCAACAATAATGCTCCTCCTCTTCGCATTTTCTCACCCTCTG AGGACAAATGCGAAGGACTTGGTTCATCTGAAGAGGAGCAGGAGAATAGTGGTGGAGAAACAGAAGTGCCTGAGATTGATCCAAGAGCTGAAGACAGAGAGCTCAAGAACCACCTGTTGAAAAAGTATAGTGGTTACTTAAGTAGCCTGAAGCAAGAGctttccaagaaaaagaagaaagggaaaTTGCCCAAAGATGCCAGGCAGAAGCTTCTCAGTTGGTGGGAGTTGCATTACAAGTGGCCATATCCTTCG GAATCGGAGAAGGTGGCATTGGCGGAGTCGACAGGCTTGGATCAGAAGCAAATAAACAATTGGTTCATAAATCAGAGGAAGAGGCACTGGAAACCCTCAGAGGACATGCAGTTCATGGTGATGGATGGCCTACACCCTCAGAATGCGGCCCTGTATATGGATGGACACTACATAGGTGATGGCCACTACCGTCTGGGGCCGTGA